A genomic region of Natronoarchaeum mannanilyticum contains the following coding sequences:
- a CDS encoding DUF6920 family protein, translated as MARSVRTGADDRRAQLLDSASDRADRTFDPDDVADLPSPVSRYFETVLDEGQPYSRTVRLEQRGRFRLGDADSAWKPLEATQNVAVDPPGFVWDATIRVVPFVPVRVVDAYVGGEGSLRAAVLSVLTVADAEQSPELDAGELQRYLAEAVWYPTALLPGEGVQWAAIDERSARATLEHDDTTVSLVFHFDDDHLVERVVAEDRPRAVDDGFEATRWTGRFWDYRERSGMLVPTVAEVEWNLPDGDLPYWRAKITEIEH; from the coding sequence GACAGGCGGGCGCAGTTGCTCGACTCCGCATCCGATCGCGCCGACCGGACGTTCGACCCGGACGACGTCGCGGACCTTCCCTCGCCCGTCAGCCGATACTTCGAGACGGTACTCGACGAAGGGCAACCGTACAGTCGGACAGTCCGGCTCGAACAGCGCGGCCGGTTTCGCCTCGGCGACGCCGACTCGGCGTGGAAGCCGCTCGAAGCGACCCAGAACGTCGCCGTCGATCCGCCGGGGTTCGTCTGGGACGCCACGATCCGGGTGGTGCCGTTCGTCCCGGTGCGCGTCGTCGACGCCTACGTCGGCGGCGAGGGATCGCTCCGCGCCGCGGTACTGTCGGTGCTCACCGTCGCGGACGCGGAGCAGTCACCCGAGTTAGACGCCGGCGAGTTGCAGCGCTACCTCGCCGAGGCCGTGTGGTACCCGACCGCGCTGCTGCCTGGCGAGGGTGTCCAGTGGGCGGCGATCGACGAGCGCTCGGCGCGGGCGACGCTGGAGCACGACGACACGACGGTTTCGCTGGTCTTTCACTTCGACGACGATCACCTCGTCGAGCGCGTCGTCGCGGAGGACCGGCCCCGTGCGGTCGACGACGGCTTCGAGGCGACCCGGTGGACCGGCCGGTTCTGGGACTACCGAGAGCGAAGCGGAATGCTCGTGCCGACCGTGGCCGAGGTCGAGTGGAATCTTCCGGACGGCGACCTGCCCTACTGGCGCGCCAAGATCACCGAAATCGAACACTGA